In uncultured Draconibacterium sp., one genomic interval encodes:
- a CDS encoding PmoA family protein, with the protein MKRSFVIALLLVLFTNGLVWGQLTMKKQPDGIKIVDGSSNVLFYQMKPLNKDGAYERCNYIHPLWGLNGKVLTEDFPADHLHHRGIFWAWHQVWIGDERIGDPWEIKDFNQEVTEIEFVKEPDETVWLKSEVLWSSDKWKKNGKPKPYIQENVSIHIHKSSVKYRRIDFEISLLALEENLRIGGSEDEKGYGGFSVRMILPDDVQFSGKNGSIKPKETAVKSQGYVNISGSLGKGNSQAGIVMIDNPENPGYPQNLILREKNSMQNIAWPGAEPVALSTTEPLVLKYSLIVYSGKMNAKKIAKVVHE; encoded by the coding sequence ATGAAAAGATCTTTTGTAATAGCGCTACTCCTGGTTTTGTTTACCAACGGATTGGTTTGGGGACAACTGACGATGAAAAAACAACCGGATGGAATTAAAATAGTTGATGGTTCTTCCAACGTTTTGTTTTATCAAATGAAACCCTTGAATAAAGATGGTGCTTACGAGCGCTGCAACTATATTCACCCGCTTTGGGGACTTAACGGCAAGGTGCTTACCGAAGATTTTCCCGCTGATCATTTACACCACCGAGGCATATTTTGGGCCTGGCATCAGGTTTGGATTGGCGATGAACGTATTGGCGATCCGTGGGAGATAAAAGATTTTAACCAGGAAGTTACGGAGATCGAATTTGTAAAAGAACCCGATGAAACGGTGTGGCTAAAAAGTGAGGTGCTTTGGTCGTCTGACAAGTGGAAAAAGAATGGCAAACCCAAGCCGTATATTCAGGAGAATGTTTCCATTCATATACACAAAAGTTCGGTGAAATACCGTAGAATCGATTTTGAAATCAGCCTGCTGGCACTTGAAGAGAATTTACGGATTGGAGGCTCCGAGGATGAAAAAGGTTATGGTGGTTTTTCTGTGCGTATGATTTTACCCGACGACGTTCAGTTCTCAGGAAAAAATGGTAGTATAAAACCTAAAGAAACTGCAGTGAAGTCGCAGGGATATGTTAACATTTCCGGCTCGCTGGGAAAAGGAAATTCACAGGCTGGAATTGTAATGATCGATAACCCGGAAAATCCCGGTTATCCGCAGAATCTCATCCTTCGCGAAAAAAACAGTATGCAAAATATAGCCTGGCCGGGTGCTGAACCGGTTGCACTTTCTACCACCGAACCATTGGTTTTAAAGTATTCGCTTATCGTTTATTCGGGCAAAATGAATGCGAAAAAAATTGCAAAAGTGGTGCATGAATAA
- a CDS encoding Gfo/Idh/MocA family oxidoreductase, which translates to MTDRRKFIKQSAIATAAVGVAPGLLNACASPAEQVNVALIGCRSMGFNNLRSFLRKENNVTCVALCDVDSNVLEKRAAEVEKMTGKRPLTYVDFRDVLDNKDVHAVIIGAPDHWHAIMMMMALDAGKHVYVEKPMGHSIEECNAMVAAQAKHPELYCQVGMWQRSSKHWFEASEIVKSGLLGDVHLVKAWIYKGYDTPYPVMEDSVAPDYVDYDMWLGPAPQRPFNMNRFHYNFRWWWDYAGGAMTDWGVHLLDFALYAMDADMPESISPGGGIFYHKPGAIETPDIQQAIYQYPKHTMIWECGLNPGIGPYQKAHGIAFVGQKGTLVVTRSGYEILPDHSSELKGPFFEAKAQKEYGDGLDEHVQNLLSCIRKGGTLNAPVEVGAKTAIVSEMGNMAYRVGQRIHWNNASQSFNEAAANDLMKLNYNKNWQLPKV; encoded by the coding sequence ATGACTGATAGAAGAAAATTTATAAAACAATCGGCTATTGCAACGGCGGCAGTTGGTGTTGCCCCGGGACTTTTAAATGCCTGTGCATCGCCTGCCGAGCAGGTTAATGTGGCACTTATCGGTTGTCGTTCGATGGGATTTAACAACCTCCGAAGTTTTTTGCGCAAGGAAAACAATGTGACTTGTGTGGCACTTTGCGATGTTGACAGTAATGTACTGGAGAAAAGAGCTGCCGAAGTTGAAAAAATGACGGGTAAACGACCGCTTACCTACGTCGATTTCAGAGATGTATTGGATAACAAAGACGTACATGCGGTTATTATCGGTGCTCCCGACCACTGGCATGCTATTATGATGATGATGGCACTGGATGCCGGAAAACACGTATACGTGGAAAAACCAATGGGGCACAGTATTGAAGAATGTAATGCAATGGTGGCGGCCCAGGCGAAACATCCTGAATTGTATTGCCAGGTAGGTATGTGGCAACGCAGCTCAAAACATTGGTTCGAGGCTTCGGAGATTGTGAAATCAGGATTACTTGGCGATGTTCATCTGGTAAAAGCATGGATTTACAAAGGTTACGATACGCCATATCCGGTAATGGAAGATTCCGTTGCACCGGATTATGTCGATTACGATATGTGGTTAGGACCGGCTCCGCAACGTCCGTTTAATATGAATCGTTTTCATTATAATTTCCGCTGGTGGTGGGATTATGCAGGCGGCGCAATGACCGATTGGGGCGTTCACCTGCTTGATTTTGCTTTGTACGCCATGGATGCCGATATGCCTGAGTCAATTTCTCCGGGAGGCGGTATTTTCTACCACAAGCCGGGAGCCATTGAAACACCAGATATCCAGCAGGCCATTTATCAATATCCAAAACATACTATGATTTGGGAATGTGGTTTAAATCCGGGAATAGGACCGTACCAAAAAGCGCATGGTATTGCTTTTGTCGGGCAAAAAGGAACTTTGGTTGTTACACGAAGTGGTTACGAAATTTTACCCGATCACAGCAGTGAGTTGAAAGGACCGTTTTTTGAAGCCAAAGCACAGAAAGAATATGGCGATGGGTTGGATGAGCACGTGCAAAACCTGCTTTCGTGTATACGAAAAGGCGGCACTTTAAATGCACCTGTTGAAGTAGGCGCAAAAACCGCTATCGTTTCAGAGATGGGAAATATGGCTTATCGTGTTGGCCAGCGTATTCACTGGAATAATGCGTCGCAATCGTTTAACGAGGCAGCAGCCAACGACCTGATGAAGCTGAACTACAACAAAAACTGGCAATTGCCAAAAGTTTAA
- a CDS encoding glycerate kinase, which translates to MKKIVIAPDKFKGSLTGIEFCDAVERGIKKHIENVAIIKLPLADGGDGTVDALKFYTGGKLISAEVHDPLLRPIQANYLYAEKEKLAFIEMAEASGIRLLKNEELNPLETSTFGTGELILDALKRGAKHVLLGIGGSSTNDAGMGMASALGFRFFDAENNLLEGRGKDLNRLATIDTELVNKELRNIKFEVACDVDNPLFGPNGAAHIYAPQKGASKRVVEELDAGLRNFNEKVEIQFGKNLQNIAGAGAAGGLGAGCVLFLNAELKSGTELIKSIADFDEQVKDADWIVTGEGKFDEQTFSGKVIKGVLDSRTKQQLAVFCGLSELTKQQIAAFKIGYLAEMMEQATGVEDSIKNAGKYLEKAAEEFAAGILSTK; encoded by the coding sequence ATGAAGAAGATCGTAATCGCACCCGACAAATTTAAAGGATCGTTAACCGGAATTGAATTTTGCGACGCTGTTGAACGTGGCATAAAAAAGCACATCGAAAATGTTGCTATTATAAAGCTGCCACTTGCCGATGGTGGCGACGGAACGGTTGACGCCCTGAAATTTTATACCGGTGGCAAGCTGATTTCTGCAGAAGTGCATGATCCTTTGTTACGCCCCATTCAAGCCAATTATTTGTATGCCGAAAAAGAAAAGCTGGCTTTTATCGAAATGGCAGAAGCATCAGGCATTCGTTTGCTAAAAAACGAAGAACTGAATCCGCTGGAAACCTCAACTTTCGGAACCGGCGAATTGATTTTGGATGCTTTAAAACGTGGCGCCAAACACGTTCTTTTGGGAATTGGCGGAAGCTCAACCAACGATGCCGGAATGGGAATGGCAAGTGCGCTTGGTTTTCGTTTTTTTGATGCTGAAAACAATCTGTTGGAGGGGAGAGGCAAGGATTTAAACCGTCTGGCAACCATCGACACTGAATTGGTAAATAAAGAACTGAGGAACATTAAATTTGAAGTGGCCTGCGATGTGGATAATCCCTTATTCGGCCCAAATGGTGCAGCACATATTTACGCGCCGCAAAAAGGAGCATCAAAGCGGGTAGTGGAAGAGCTGGATGCCGGTCTGAGAAATTTTAACGAAAAAGTAGAAATACAATTTGGGAAAAACCTGCAAAATATTGCCGGTGCCGGAGCTGCCGGTGGGCTGGGAGCAGGCTGTGTTTTATTTCTGAACGCTGAATTAAAATCAGGAACGGAGCTAATAAAATCAATTGCTGATTTTGATGAGCAGGTAAAAGATGCCGACTGGATTGTTACCGGCGAAGGCAAGTTCGATGAGCAAACATTTTCGGGGAAAGTAATTAAAGGTGTGCTCGATTCAAGAACCAAGCAGCAACTGGCTGTTTTTTGTGGCTTGAGTGAGTTAACTAAACAACAAATAGCAGCGTTTAAAATCGGTTATCTGGCTGAAATGATGGAGCAGGCTACCGGTGTTGAAGATTCAATAAAAAATGCGGGGAAATACCTGGAAAAAGCTGCAGAAGAGTTTGCGGCAGGCATTCTATCAACTAAGTAA
- a CDS encoding fibrobacter succinogenes major paralogous domain-containing protein: MIILSMLNFSCQKDNAPTLPEDVSLAYPENEEIGVSLNANLVWEAVNNSDKITYDIYLGYDAFSLTLISENVVNTSFSIELASESKYFWKVVAKDNKGRTIKSPIRNFTTEMIHWNDNSSGIFIDPRDNHKYKVIKFGEQTWFAENLAFLASVSSPDLGSVSSPFYYVYGYSGTNISEAKATDNYLTYGVLYNVVAAQISSPVGWHLPSDEEWTTFTNYLTNKGYGYNGSGDQIAKSIAANSGWFVDNGVDTAGSNQESNNSTGFTARPGGCRTWEKDFFQIGKTGYWWSSTPIPSSDGYYGRTLNYEYSNLDRQGSLMDSGISIRCLLN, encoded by the coding sequence ATGATTATTTTATCCATGCTAAATTTTAGTTGTCAAAAAGATAATGCCCCAACTCTGCCGGAAGATGTAAGTTTAGCATATCCTGAAAATGAGGAAATTGGCGTATCATTAAATGCCAACCTTGTTTGGGAGGCAGTTAACAATAGCGACAAAATAACATATGATATTTACCTTGGATACGATGCTTTCTCATTAACACTTATTAGTGAAAATGTGGTTAATACCTCTTTCTCGATTGAACTGGCCAGCGAAAGCAAATATTTCTGGAAAGTTGTGGCTAAAGACAATAAGGGCCGTACAATTAAAAGTCCTATCCGGAACTTTACAACGGAGATGATACATTGGAATGATAATTCATCCGGCATTTTTATTGATCCTCGCGACAATCACAAATATAAGGTCATAAAATTTGGGGAACAAACCTGGTTTGCAGAAAACCTGGCCTTCCTAGCATCAGTAAGTAGCCCTGATCTTGGATCAGTAAGTTCTCCCTTTTATTACGTTTATGGTTATAGTGGAACAAACATTTCAGAAGCTAAAGCAACCGACAATTATCTAACATACGGTGTACTCTATAATGTAGTTGCGGCTCAAATATCATCCCCGGTCGGATGGCATTTACCAAGTGACGAGGAATGGACAACCTTTACGAATTATCTTACAAACAAAGGTTATGGATACAATGGTAGTGGCGACCAAATAGCAAAATCTATTGCAGCAAATTCCGGCTGGTTTGTAGATAATGGAGTAGATACAGCGGGAAGCAATCAGGAAAGTAATAATAGCACTGGTTTTACAGCTCGTCCCGGAGGATGTCGTACATGGGAAAAGGATTTTTTTCAAATTGGTAAAACAGGCTACTGGTGGTCTTCCACTCCTATCCCATCATCAGACGGTTATTACGGTAGAACGCTAAACTATGAATATAGCAATTTAGACAGACAGGGTTCTTTAATGGACAGTGGTATATCTATCCGATGCCTTCTGAATTAG
- a CDS encoding IS1182 family transposase: MKYLKGQNRSQISLFPVSLDQAINADNEVRLIDVFVNSLKLEEFGFRVDHIENGRPAYHPADLLKLYIYGYLNQLRSSRKLEKECKRNIELMWLLKTLRPDHNTIANFRRDNPKAIKKVFRETVKIATYFNLIGGTLIAGDSTKLRAQNSKKNNYNQKKIDRHLEYIENKLAEYNKALAESDGDKKQEIENEIEKQNQRKDGYKKIEQELKKSGQRQISTSDPDSRHQITRNNITEVAYSAQTSVDAKNYIPIDYKITNANDKKAMGTMLRRAKTILRHNDFTALYDKGYHTGSELAIADSLGIPAIVAIPPFSGASHAPDLRYDVEHFDYDPKTDTYTCLKGHTLRTTGYWHHAKNGAGETAYRFRNYTTPKCKSCEVRPLCTKSAANGKQVRRSEFANNIENNKKRVQESEKLYKRRQAIVEHPFGTIKRQWGFNYIITKKYMKRAEADFGFIMSAYNLRRIINIVGIKKLEKYITSIFSVLCSIFDLLKLFLSHRNRIQYKTIKTICYEIRIPGHLIKLNFNASGKGF, from the coding sequence ATGAAGTATCTCAAAGGGCAAAACAGATCACAAATATCACTTTTCCCGGTGTCGCTCGACCAGGCCATAAATGCAGACAACGAAGTGCGCTTAATCGATGTTTTTGTTAACAGTCTGAAGTTGGAAGAATTCGGATTCAGGGTTGACCATATTGAAAACGGGCGTCCTGCTTACCACCCAGCCGACTTGCTTAAACTTTACATTTATGGCTATCTTAATCAGTTAAGGTCGTCGAGGAAACTGGAGAAGGAGTGCAAGCGAAACATTGAATTAATGTGGCTATTGAAAACGCTGCGTCCCGATCACAACACTATCGCTAACTTCAGGCGCGATAACCCAAAGGCCATCAAAAAAGTATTCCGCGAAACCGTAAAGATTGCAACGTATTTTAACCTTATTGGCGGAACGCTGATTGCAGGCGACAGTACAAAACTGCGTGCCCAGAACAGCAAAAAGAACAACTACAACCAAAAGAAAATAGACCGTCACCTGGAGTACATCGAAAACAAACTGGCTGAATACAACAAAGCACTGGCCGAAAGCGATGGAGATAAAAAGCAGGAAATTGAAAACGAAATTGAAAAGCAAAACCAGCGAAAAGATGGCTATAAAAAGATTGAACAAGAGCTAAAAAAATCGGGGCAACGACAGATCTCAACTTCCGATCCCGACAGCCGTCACCAGATCACGCGCAACAACATTACCGAAGTAGCCTACTCGGCGCAAACTTCGGTCGATGCAAAAAACTACATCCCTATCGATTATAAAATAACCAATGCAAACGATAAAAAGGCAATGGGAACAATGCTCAGAAGAGCAAAGACAATACTTCGACACAACGATTTTACTGCCCTTTACGATAAAGGCTACCATACCGGAAGCGAACTGGCCATCGCCGATTCGCTCGGTATTCCGGCAATTGTAGCCATTCCTCCGTTTTCAGGAGCCTCGCATGCTCCGGACCTTAGGTACGATGTGGAACATTTTGATTACGACCCGAAAACCGATACTTACACCTGTTTGAAGGGCCACACCCTAAGAACCACCGGTTACTGGCACCACGCAAAAAACGGTGCAGGAGAAACAGCCTATCGTTTCCGCAACTACACAACACCTAAATGCAAAAGTTGTGAGGTCCGCCCGCTGTGCACAAAATCGGCTGCAAACGGCAAGCAAGTCAGGCGAAGCGAGTTTGCCAACAACATTGAAAACAACAAAAAACGCGTTCAGGAAAGCGAAAAACTGTACAAACGACGGCAGGCCATTGTGGAACACCCCTTCGGGACCATTAAACGTCAGTGGGGATTCAATTATATTATCACCAAAAAGTACATGAAAAGAGCTGAAGCCGATTTTGGTTTTATAATGTCGGCATACAACCTCAGACGAATAATCAATATTGTGGGCATAAAAAAGTTAGAAAAATACATCACAAGTATTTTTTCTGTTTTATGTTCAATTTTTGATCTTTTAAAGCTATTTTTAAGCCACAGAAACCGAATACAATACAAAACAATAAAAACCATCTGTTATGAAATCCGCATCCCAGGCCACTTAATAAAGCTCAATTTTAATGCCTCGGGAAAGGGTTTTTAG
- a CDS encoding IS1182 family transposase, which yields MKYLKGQNRSQISLFPVSLDQAINADNEVRLIDVFVNSLKLEEFGFRVDHIENGRPAYHPADLLKLYIYGYLNQLRSSRKLEKECKRNIELMWLLKTLRPDHNTIANFRRDNPKAIKKVFRETVKIATYFNLIGGTLIAGDSTKLRAQNSKKNNYNQKKIDRHLEYIENKLAEYNKALAESDGDKKQEIENEIEKQNQRKDGYKKIEQELKKSGQRQISTSDPDSRHQITRNNITEVAYSAQTSVDAKNYIPIDYKITNANDKKAMGTMLRRAKTILRHNDFTALYDKGYHTGSELAIADSLGIPAIVAIPPFSGASHAPDLRYDVEHFDYDPKTDTYTCLQGHTLRTTGYWHHAKNGAGETAYRFRNYTTPKCKSCEVRPLCTKSAANGKQVRRSEFAGNIENNKKRVQESEKLYKRRQAIVEHPFGTIKRQWGFNYIITKKYMKRAEADFGFIMSAYNLRRIINIVGIKKLEKYITSIFSVLCSIFDLLELFLNHRNRIQYKTIKTICYEIRIPGHLIKLNFNAPGKGF from the coding sequence ATGAAGTATCTCAAAGGGCAAAACAGATCACAAATATCACTTTTCCCGGTGTCGCTCGACCAGGCCATAAATGCAGACAACGAAGTGCGCTTAATCGATGTTTTTGTTAACAGTCTGAAGCTGGAAGAATTCGGATTCAGGGTTGACCATATTGAAAACGGGCGTCCTGCTTACCACCCAGCCGACTTGCTTAAACTTTACATTTATGGCTATCTTAATCAGTTAAGGTCGTCGAGGAAACTGGAGAAGGAGTGCAAGCGAAACATTGAATTAATGTGGCTATTGAAAACGCTGCGTCCCGATCACAACACTATCGCTAACTTCAGGCGCGATAACCCAAAGGCCATCAAAAAAGTATTCCGCGAAACCGTAAAGATTGCAACGTATTTTAACCTTATTGGCGGAACGCTGATTGCAGGCGACAGTACAAAACTGCGTGCCCAGAACAGCAAAAAGAACAACTACAACCAAAAGAAAATAGACCGTCACCTGGAGTACATCGAAAACAAACTGGCTGAATACAACAAAGCACTGGCCGAAAGCGATGGAGATAAAAAGCAGGAAATTGAAAACGAAATTGAAAAGCAAAACCAGCGAAAAGATGGCTATAAAAAGATTGAACAAGAGCTAAAAAAATCGGGGCAACGACAGATCTCAACTTCCGATCCCGACAGCCGTCACCAGATCACGCGCAACAACATTACCGAAGTAGCCTACTCGGCGCAAACTTCGGTCGATGCAAAAAACTACATCCCTATCGATTATAAAATAACCAATGCAAACGATAAAAAGGCAATGGGAACAATGCTCAGAAGAGCAAAGACAATACTTCGACACAACGATTTTACTGCCCTTTACGATAAAGGCTACCATACCGGAAGCGAACTGGCCATCGCCGATTCGCTCGGTATTCCGGCAATTGTAGCCATTCCTCCGTTTTCAGGAGCCTCGCATGCTCCGGACCTTAGGTACGATGTGGAACATTTTGATTACGACCCGAAAACCGATACTTACACCTGTTTGCAGGGTCACACCCTAAGAACCACCGGCTACTGGCACCACGCAAAAAACGGTGCCGGAGAAACAGCCTATCGCTTCCGCAACTACACAACACCTAAATGTAAAAGTTGTGAGGTCCGCCCGCTGTGCACAAAATCGGCTGCAAACGGCAAGCAAGTCAGGCGAAGCGAGTTTGCCGGCAATATTGAAAACAACAAAAAACGCGTTCAGGAAAGCGAAAAACTGTACAAACGACGGCAGGCCATTGTGGAACACCCCTTCGGGACCATTAAACGTCAGTGGGGATTCAATTATATTATCACCAAAAAGTACATGAAAAGAGCTGAAGCCGATTTTGGTTTTATAATGTCGGCATACAACCTCAGACGAATAATCAATATTGTGGGCATAAAAAAGTTAGAAAAATACATCACAAGTATTTTTTCTGTTTTATGTTCAATTTTTGATCTTTTAGAGCTATTTTTAAACCACAGAAACCGAATACAATACAAAACAATAAAAACCATCTGTTATGAAATCCGCATCCCTGGCCACTTAATAAAGCTCAATTTTAATGCCCCGGGAAAGGGTTTTTAG